One region of Mycolicibacterium insubricum genomic DNA includes:
- a CDS encoding nuclear transport factor 2 family protein: MQAMADDLREIKAVKYRYLRALDTKDWDTFADTLTDDVVGNYGSAPDGNPLRFYDRNSLVAYMRTALPREVITEHRVAHPELSVDGDEATGRWYLQDRVIVAGADFMLIGAAFYADTYRRTPAGWKISATGYDRTYEATMSTAGLGFHLTPGPALHE, encoded by the coding sequence ATGCAGGCCATGGCCGATGACCTACGGGAGATCAAGGCGGTCAAATACCGCTACCTGCGCGCGCTGGACACCAAGGACTGGGACACCTTCGCCGACACGCTGACCGACGACGTCGTCGGCAACTACGGGTCGGCGCCCGACGGCAACCCGCTGCGGTTCTACGACCGGAACTCCCTGGTGGCGTACATGCGCACCGCGCTGCCGCGGGAGGTGATCACCGAGCACCGGGTCGCGCACCCGGAACTGAGCGTCGACGGCGACGAGGCCACCGGCCGGTGGTACCTGCAGGACCGGGTGATCGTCGCGGGCGCGGACTTCATGCTGATCGGCGCGGCGTTCTACGCCGACACTTATCGGCGCACCCCGGCGGGCTGGAAGATCAGCGCCACCGGCTACGACCGCACGTACGAGGCGACGATGTCAACGGCCGGCCTCGGCTTTCACCTCACGCCGGGGCCCGCGCTGCACGAGTGA
- a CDS encoding Hsp70 family protein: MGDPIGVSIGTSNLVAVRVGRAPVSRRAVLTLFGHLPAEVGTPEENGHLPDPDGMVVRGFVERVGDPVPLVVGDGASYRGETLLATALSALLDLVGGAGAGDAVTIAAPAHWSRTARTALQAALAADPRLAAIRPTLVPDTLATLTALHADPGLPDTGVIALLDFGASGTGLTLVDAATGFTPIGETQRLPFSGDEVDAAVLRAVLTDLERHGDVDPAATAAVGSLVRLRHECRVAKERLSAEPAVSLVAALPGHHSEVRFTRAELDALVAPELDGVCDALVDFASRHGVLLSRLSAVATVGGGAAMPIVTQRLSELSSAPVVTTPRAELNATIGAALLAARGDDPDAPTGISWAAAGLNDIATGLAPALDDDATGLAPGMGDDDTAQAGIEDPAAVGALAWSMDDDAISEPLPYQPDADFPGAGGSDNPYRPDGPRPRIDYDVDSGPIVLPRRRFRFPQLAIGAAALIGTFAFGSLIYGLANDAKPIEQSTTPKPTQPVLTASLTSEVPPPPPPPEPAPVIEVPPVATTTTVEWTPTTTPPPPVTTTTTVPTTTTTTTTPSTTTTTTTTTTTTTTTTTTTTTTTVPMTTTYLNIPFVPVPIPIQAPVHQPPLQPGQVPLPQAIN, translated from the coding sequence GTGGGCGACCCGATTGGCGTGTCGATAGGCACCTCCAACCTGGTCGCCGTCCGGGTCGGCCGCGCGCCGGTCAGCCGCCGGGCGGTGCTGACCCTGTTCGGTCACCTGCCCGCCGAAGTCGGCACCCCGGAGGAGAACGGCCACCTGCCCGATCCCGACGGCATGGTGGTGCGCGGGTTCGTCGAACGGGTCGGCGACCCCGTCCCGCTGGTGGTCGGCGACGGCGCGAGCTACCGCGGCGAGACGCTGCTGGCCACCGCCCTGTCCGCGCTGCTGGACCTGGTCGGTGGCGCCGGCGCCGGGGACGCCGTCACGATCGCCGCGCCCGCGCACTGGAGCCGGACCGCGCGCACCGCACTGCAGGCCGCACTGGCTGCCGATCCGCGGCTGGCCGCGATCCGCCCCACCCTGGTTCCCGACACGCTGGCCACCCTGACCGCGCTGCACGCCGACCCCGGACTGCCGGACACCGGCGTGATCGCGCTGCTGGATTTCGGCGCCAGCGGCACCGGACTCACCCTGGTCGACGCCGCGACCGGATTCACCCCGATCGGCGAGACCCAGCGGCTGCCGTTCTCCGGTGACGAGGTCGACGCCGCCGTCCTGCGCGCGGTGCTGACGGACCTGGAACGCCACGGCGACGTCGATCCCGCGGCGACGGCGGCCGTCGGCTCGCTGGTGCGGCTGCGCCACGAGTGCCGGGTGGCCAAGGAACGGCTCTCCGCCGAGCCCGCCGTCAGCCTCGTCGCCGCGCTGCCCGGGCACCACAGCGAGGTGCGGTTCACCCGGGCCGAACTCGACGCCCTGGTCGCCCCGGAGCTGGACGGCGTGTGTGACGCGCTGGTGGATTTCGCGTCGCGACACGGTGTTCTGCTGTCCCGGCTTTCCGCGGTCGCCACCGTCGGCGGCGGGGCGGCGATGCCGATTGTCACGCAACGACTTTCGGAGCTCTCATCGGCCCCGGTGGTCACCACGCCGCGCGCCGAGCTGAACGCCACCATCGGTGCCGCACTGCTCGCCGCCCGCGGCGACGACCCCGATGCGCCGACCGGAATCTCCTGGGCGGCAGCCGGTCTGAACGACATTGCCACCGGTCTGGCGCCGGCGCTGGACGACGATGCCACCGGACTGGCGCCCGGTATGGGCGACGACGACACCGCGCAGGCCGGGATCGAAGACCCGGCCGCCGTCGGTGCGCTGGCCTGGTCGATGGACGACGATGCGATCAGCGAGCCGCTGCCCTACCAACCCGACGCCGACTTTCCCGGTGCCGGCGGTTCGGACAACCCGTACCGGCCCGACGGGCCGCGCCCGCGGATAGACTACGACGTCGACAGCGGCCCGATTGTTCTGCCGCGCAGGAGATTCCGGTTTCCACAGTTGGCAATTGGCGCTGCCGCTCTGATCGGGACGTTCGCCTTCGGCTCGCTGATCTACGGCCTGGCCAACGACGCCAAGCCGATCGAACAGAGCACCACCCCGAAGCCGACCCAGCCGGTGCTGACCGCATCGCTGACCTCCGAGGTCCCGCCACCGCCACCGCCGCCTGAGCCTGCACCCGTCATCGAGGTACCGCCGGTGGCCACCACCACGACCGTCGAGTGGACGCCGACCACGACCCCGCCGCCCCCGGTCACCACCACGACCACGGTGCCGACGACGACCACGACCACCACCACGCCGTCGACCACCACCACAACCACGACGACCACCACCACGACGACAACGACGACCACCACCACGACCACGACGACGGTGCCGATGACGACGACCTACCTCAACATCCCGTTCGTCCCGGTCCCGATTCCGATCCAGGCGCCGGTGCACCAGCCGCCGCTGCAGCCCGGTCAGGTGCCGCTGCCGCAGGCGATCAACTGA
- a CDS encoding TetR/AcrR family transcriptional regulator, whose protein sequence is MTNAAPTRSTTAPRRRGDETRAKIIAETVRCIAEEGFPAATAKHVAERAGVTWGVIQYHFGDRDGLLMAVVDDGVARLIERVSTADVAGLELPARLSAVIDIAWECHASPTSMAAFEILAATRGRLGDGSRQHLVEMNVAIGALGALISDDPADAAVVEVIWAALRGMVLARQIIGSPLDWPRERAALAEMAAAYLRKEQDAGHGR, encoded by the coding sequence ATGACAAATGCCGCTCCCACCCGCAGCACCACCGCGCCGCGCCGGCGCGGGGATGAGACCCGCGCGAAGATCATCGCCGAGACCGTCCGGTGCATCGCCGAGGAGGGCTTCCCGGCGGCCACCGCCAAGCACGTCGCCGAACGCGCCGGCGTCACCTGGGGCGTCATCCAGTACCACTTCGGGGATCGCGACGGGCTGCTGATGGCCGTCGTCGACGACGGGGTGGCCCGGCTCATCGAGCGGGTGTCCACCGCCGACGTCGCCGGCCTGGAGCTGCCGGCGCGACTGTCGGCCGTCATCGACATCGCCTGGGAGTGTCACGCCAGCCCGACGTCGATGGCGGCCTTCGAGATCCTGGCCGCCACCCGCGGTCGGCTCGGCGACGGCTCCCGACAGCACCTGGTCGAGATGAACGTCGCCATCGGCGCCCTCGGCGCACTGATCAGCGACGATCCCGCGGACGCGGCCGTCGTCGAGGTGATCTGGGCGGCGTTGCGCGGCATGGTGCTGGCCCGGCAGATCATCGGCAGCCCGCTCGACTGGCCGCGTGAGCGCGCCGCCCTGGCCGAGATGGCCGCGGCGTACCTGAGGAAGGAGCAGGATGCAGGCCATGGCCGATGA
- a CDS encoding DUF7937 domain-containing protein, whose amino-acid sequence MPDSHPATRPSAAPDARRDGLGAVLALLALALPWNLHTGLGIGGRGWLFALLIVAALGTVMSAVLSHVGHRAVTAPDVAPESLSGMRLGLNVPNLVAVAGFAGYAVYDAFREAGTGTPPAGVGPAVWFAVAGALLCAQPVLGGATDSGLWSAAARVITDVTTVLAVLGAGLTLYYRARRSFPAIWGGDAAGQNLTVVAVAVLYAVVALVPVVLAARWLRTRDEANRLTGAGLGVAVLIGGAVVWWLPAGRLIDAFHGVAQSTGTNGVGFEAYLAWAAVAAIAGPVALVRADSRAPAAAAAWRSAVGKGLLLVAVWAVGSAVLRIATLILNAVLNVPSLPYTQTALMAFDLLTAVLAGWLVVNGLTRLPKLAARSLLLGVLTLTVCRVVLGVALVPRVEAFVPTDPNAFYGSDLAQQITTMFDVVLCVLAALALAVELTVIERSRRQASPAKTPGKAPAGAAAPKIAAAEPAAPRIATGATPRIATGAPKIAAPEIAASGPTPAAPKIADAGPGTAPQAAETPDDDPPGTLGSPAGDTSG is encoded by the coding sequence GTGCCCGATTCACACCCAGCGACGCGCCCGTCCGCCGCGCCGGATGCGCGACGCGACGGACTCGGCGCCGTGCTGGCGCTGCTGGCCCTGGCACTGCCGTGGAACCTGCACACCGGTCTCGGCATCGGCGGGCGCGGCTGGCTGTTCGCCCTGTTGATCGTGGCCGCGCTGGGCACCGTGATGTCGGCGGTGCTCAGCCACGTCGGGCACCGCGCGGTCACCGCGCCCGATGTCGCACCGGAGAGCCTCTCGGGCATGCGGCTGGGCCTCAACGTCCCGAACCTGGTGGCCGTGGCCGGTTTCGCCGGTTACGCGGTCTACGACGCGTTCCGCGAGGCGGGTACCGGTACGCCGCCGGCCGGCGTCGGTCCGGCGGTGTGGTTCGCGGTGGCCGGTGCCCTGCTGTGCGCGCAGCCGGTGCTGGGCGGGGCCACCGACTCCGGGCTCTGGTCGGCCGCGGCCCGGGTGATCACCGACGTGACGACGGTCCTGGCCGTGCTAGGCGCTGGGCTGACGCTGTATTACCGTGCGCGACGGTCGTTTCCGGCGATCTGGGGTGGCGACGCCGCGGGACAGAACCTGACGGTGGTGGCGGTCGCGGTGCTCTACGCGGTGGTGGCGCTGGTGCCGGTGGTGCTGGCCGCACGCTGGCTGCGCACCCGCGACGAGGCGAACCGGCTGACCGGCGCCGGTCTCGGGGTGGCGGTGCTGATCGGCGGCGCGGTGGTCTGGTGGCTGCCGGCCGGCCGGCTGATCGACGCCTTCCACGGCGTCGCGCAGAGCACCGGCACCAACGGGGTCGGTTTCGAGGCCTACCTGGCGTGGGCCGCGGTCGCGGCGATCGCCGGGCCGGTGGCGCTGGTGCGGGCGGACTCCCGGGCCCCGGCGGCGGCCGCGGCCTGGCGCTCGGCGGTCGGCAAGGGGCTGCTGCTGGTCGCGGTGTGGGCCGTCGGGTCGGCGGTGCTGCGGATCGCCACGCTGATCCTCAACGCCGTGCTGAACGTGCCGAGCCTGCCCTACACGCAGACCGCACTGATGGCGTTCGACCTGCTCACCGCGGTCCTGGCGGGCTGGTTGGTGGTCAACGGGTTGACCAGGCTGCCGAAGCTGGCGGCCCGCAGCCTGCTGCTGGGTGTGCTGACCCTGACGGTGTGCCGGGTGGTGCTCGGCGTGGCGCTGGTGCCGCGGGTGGAGGCTTTCGTGCCCACCGACCCGAACGCGTTCTACGGCTCGGACCTGGCCCAGCAGATCACCACCATGTTCGACGTGGTGCTGTGTGTGCTGGCCGCGCTGGCACTGGCCGTCGAACTGACCGTCATCGAGCGGTCCCGACGACAGGCCTCCCCCGCCAAGACCCCGGGCAAGGCTCCCGCTGGTGCGGCGGCGCCCAAGATTGCCGCAGCGGAACCTGCGGCACCCAGAATCGCAACCGGCGCGACGCCCAGGATTGCGACGGGTGCGCCGAAAATCGCAGCACCCGAGATTGCCGCGTCCGGCCCGACCCCCGCCGCGCCCAAGATCGCCGACGCCGGGCCCGGTACAGCACCTCAAGCTGCAGAAACACCGGACGACGACCCCCCGGGGACGCTCGGCTCACCGGCCGGTGACACGTCCGGCTGA
- a CDS encoding bifunctional phosphatase PAP2/diacylglycerol kinase family protein produces the protein MARRPPARSVPSRGVQEITRGLATLDQEVFDAVAGTDTPLLDAVLPPLTRAADHSKLWMAIAAGLFATGRPSLRRGAVRGLITLGVTSLVANQGAKRLWRRDRPGHDAVPLWRRIHRYPKSNSFPSGHSASAAAFALGVGLESPPAGLVLGGLASLVGLSRVYTGAHYPGDVLAGFGIGAGIAVLGAKLVPPIVETKLPPTEPLVVDAPPRIDGAGLVLVVNPASGSGTGTRVLEQVRRELPAAEIVELKKDDDVDRILRDAADRAEVLGIAGGDGTVGTAAAIAVATGKPLAVFPAGTFNHFAKDIGCPTPDKTIAAVRNGTVSKVDLIRLNESGIIVNTASIGAYPQFVATRERFEHKVGKPVAGAYALWKTMQGERSVRIRYDNKSIETSLFFLGNSIYLPAGFAPARRTRMDDGLIDIRMLEIGRPLARLRILSSLALGRLTRSPLYHELQVPEFSFTSVDGPTPIAHDGEVGAALTHASFTSMYRALAVYRPPV, from the coding sequence ATGGCCAGACGACCGCCCGCCCGATCAGTGCCCAGCCGAGGAGTGCAGGAGATCACCCGGGGTCTGGCTACCCTGGACCAGGAAGTTTTCGACGCCGTCGCCGGCACCGACACTCCCCTGCTGGATGCGGTGCTGCCGCCGCTGACCCGCGCCGCCGACCACTCCAAGCTGTGGATGGCCATCGCCGCGGGCCTGTTCGCCACCGGCCGCCCGTCGTTGCGCCGGGGCGCGGTCCGCGGCCTGATCACCCTCGGTGTCACCAGCCTGGTCGCCAACCAGGGCGCCAAGCGGCTGTGGCGCCGGGACCGGCCCGGCCACGACGCGGTGCCGCTGTGGCGCCGCATCCACCGCTACCCAAAGTCGAACTCGTTCCCGTCCGGGCATTCGGCCAGCGCCGCGGCGTTCGCGCTCGGCGTCGGGCTGGAGAGCCCCCCGGCCGGTCTGGTGCTGGGCGGGCTGGCGAGCCTGGTCGGCCTGTCCCGGGTCTACACCGGGGCGCACTACCCCGGCGACGTGCTGGCCGGGTTCGGCATCGGCGCCGGGATCGCGGTGCTGGGCGCCAAGCTGGTGCCGCCGATCGTGGAGACCAAGCTGCCGCCGACCGAGCCGCTGGTGGTGGATGCGCCGCCGCGGATCGACGGCGCCGGCCTGGTGCTGGTGGTGAACCCGGCGTCCGGCAGCGGGACCGGGACGCGGGTGCTCGAGCAGGTCCGCCGGGAACTGCCGGCCGCCGAGATCGTCGAACTCAAGAAGGACGACGACGTGGACCGGATCCTGCGCGACGCCGCCGACCGCGCGGAGGTGCTCGGCATCGCCGGCGGCGACGGCACCGTCGGGACGGCCGCCGCGATCGCGGTGGCGACCGGCAAGCCGCTGGCGGTGTTCCCCGCCGGCACCTTCAACCACTTCGCCAAGGACATCGGCTGCCCGACGCCGGACAAGACGATCGCCGCGGTGCGCAACGGCACCGTCTCCAAGGTCGACCTGATCCGGCTCAACGAGTCCGGCATCATCGTCAACACCGCCAGCATCGGCGCCTACCCGCAGTTCGTCGCCACCCGGGAGCGTTTCGAGCACAAGGTCGGCAAGCCGGTGGCCGGCGCCTACGCGTTGTGGAAGACGATGCAGGGCGAGCGGTCGGTGCGCATCCGCTACGACAACAAGTCCATCGAGACCTCGCTGTTCTTCCTCGGCAACTCGATCTATCTGCCCGCCGGGTTCGCCCCGGCCCGCCGAACCCGGATGGACGACGGGTTGATCGACATCCGGATGCTGGAGATCGGCCGGCCGCTGGCCCGGTTGCGGATCCTGTCGTCGCTGGCGCTGGGCCGGCTGACCCGCAGCCCGCTCTATCACGAGCTGCAGGTACCCGAGTTCTCCTTCACCTCGGTGGACGGGCCCACGCCGATCGCGCACGACGGGGAAGTCGGCGCGGCGTTGACCCACGCGAGTTTCACGTCGATGTATCGGGCGCTGGCGGTGTACCGGCCGCCGGTGTGA
- a CDS encoding DUF6777 domain-containing protein encodes MNDDPTTRINDDRTTRIDAPVSVVNPRATVILALAALGLTIAVLTALVAVVLGSAERDDTPAAPPAPPVTLIGAQAAVAHPFTPSIAADPVPISEATAVRAAAVQQPIAPSAHRGIRPVSGRLADLYGTAGDTRACDEVKLANYLDAHPDVAAPWGLALGLTTEQLPYYLNTLTPVVLLGDTWVSLHSHNDQTTTAAQAVLAAGTAVMVDGLGVPRVRCESGNPLSPPANTDLRHYRSVGPGFDPARVLAVRYAADDPGPPLREFTLLDLTDAHQVTRAAHGIIDLGGRTVPLPDPVVMNVAAAS; translated from the coding sequence GTGAACGACGACCCGACCACCCGGATCAACGACGATCGAACGACCCGGATCGACGCGCCGGTGTCTGTCGTCAACCCGCGGGCCACGGTGATCCTGGCGCTGGCGGCACTGGGCCTGACCATCGCCGTGCTGACCGCGCTGGTCGCCGTCGTACTCGGTTCCGCTGAGCGGGACGACACCCCGGCGGCTCCGCCCGCGCCGCCGGTGACGCTGATCGGCGCGCAGGCCGCCGTCGCGCACCCGTTCACGCCGTCGATCGCGGCCGACCCGGTGCCCATCTCCGAGGCCACCGCCGTCCGGGCCGCCGCCGTGCAACAACCGATCGCGCCGTCTGCGCACCGCGGCATCCGCCCGGTGTCGGGCCGGCTGGCCGACCTGTACGGCACCGCCGGCGACACCCGTGCCTGCGACGAGGTCAAGCTGGCCAACTATCTCGACGCGCACCCGGACGTCGCGGCGCCGTGGGGCCTGGCGCTGGGCCTGACCACCGAACAGCTGCCCTACTACCTCAACACGCTGACCCCGGTGGTGCTGCTGGGCGACACTTGGGTGAGCCTGCACTCGCACAACGACCAGACGACGACGGCCGCACAGGCCGTGCTGGCCGCCGGCACCGCGGTCATGGTCGACGGGCTGGGGGTGCCGCGAGTGCGCTGCGAATCGGGCAATCCGCTGAGCCCGCCGGCCAACACCGACCTGCGTCACTACCGCAGCGTCGGCCCAGGGTTCGATCCCGCGCGGGTGCTGGCGGTGCGCTACGCGGCCGACGATCCGGGCCCGCCGCTGCGGGAGTTCACCCTGCTCGACCTGACCGACGCCCACCAGGTCACCCGGGCCGCCCACGGCATCATCGACCTGGGTGGGCGGACCGTGCCGCTGCCCGATCCCGTCGTGATGAACGTTGCGGCCGCGTCCTGA
- a CDS encoding L,D-transpeptidase family protein yields the protein MRAVLSCAAVLMLAAVPVARADFEPWFANRVGNATQVLAVTGTGGSNAKMDAWERTGNGWTAVAAGIPAKIGANGLSADSNEGSMSTPTGVFTLDYAFGTKPNPGSGMRYVQVSSNHWWDGDSSSPTYNTMQVCEKSRCPFQTGPPSGTENLNIAPYAHAVVMGVNPQRTPGKGSAFFLHGTDGGPTAGCVAIDDATLVKLMGWLKPGAMIAITSAT from the coding sequence ATTCGAGCGGTGCTGTCCTGCGCTGCCGTGCTCATGCTGGCCGCTGTGCCGGTTGCCCGCGCCGATTTCGAGCCGTGGTTCGCCAACCGCGTCGGCAACGCCACCCAGGTGCTGGCGGTCACCGGCACCGGCGGGTCCAACGCCAAGATGGACGCCTGGGAGCGCACCGGCAACGGCTGGACAGCGGTTGCCGCCGGCATCCCCGCCAAGATCGGCGCCAACGGCCTGTCGGCCGACAGCAACGAGGGTTCGATGAGCACCCCGACCGGCGTCTTCACCCTGGACTACGCGTTCGGCACCAAACCCAATCCGGGCTCGGGCATGCGCTACGTGCAGGTGTCGTCGAACCACTGGTGGGACGGCGACTCGTCGAGCCCGACCTACAACACCATGCAGGTGTGCGAGAAGAGCCGGTGCCCGTTCCAGACCGGCCCGCCGTCGGGCACCGAGAACCTCAACATCGCGCCGTACGCGCACGCCGTGGTGATGGGCGTCAATCCGCAGCGCACCCCGGGCAAGGGCAGTGCGTTCTTCCTGCACGGCACCGACGGCGGCCCGACGGCCGGGTGCGTGGCGATCGACGACGCCACCTTGGTCAAGCTGATGGGCTGGCTCAAGCCGGGCGCGATGATCGCCATCACCTCCGCCACCTGA
- a CDS encoding RDD family protein gives MVGRRDTAPRWCEQCGAQLALDALFCPICGVEAGTRRFIGAPGAGDVPAGRTVRAAAFMMDLAAIAAPIFPLAIAGAVLDVAAVLTVVTPLACAAVWLWMQLWLALMGRSLGKTMLGLRLVSDDDRLPGLPRTVARSLIFAVTLGAAALPMMTSSTPRDGLHDRLTGLRVLDVVAGDNPLDTHTRAAFRRST, from the coding sequence ATGGTTGGGCGGCGGGACACCGCACCGCGGTGGTGCGAACAGTGCGGGGCGCAGCTGGCGCTCGACGCCCTGTTCTGCCCGATCTGCGGCGTCGAGGCCGGCACCCGGCGCTTCATCGGGGCGCCCGGGGCCGGGGATGTGCCCGCCGGGCGAACCGTGCGGGCGGCGGCGTTCATGATGGACCTGGCGGCCATCGCCGCGCCGATCTTCCCGCTGGCCATCGCCGGCGCCGTGCTCGACGTCGCGGCGGTGCTCACCGTGGTGACGCCGCTGGCGTGTGCCGCGGTGTGGCTGTGGATGCAACTGTGGCTGGCGCTGATGGGCCGCTCACTGGGCAAGACGATGCTGGGCCTGCGGCTGGTCAGCGACGACGACCGGCTGCCCGGGCTGCCCCGGACGGTCGCCCGCAGCCTGATCTTCGCGGTCACCCTCGGCGCCGCGGCACTGCCGATGATGACCAGCTCGACCCCGCGCGACGGGCTGCACGACCGGCTGACCGGCCTGCGGGTGCTCGACGTCGTCGCCGGTGACAACCCGCTGGACACCCACACCCGCGCGGCGTTCCGGCGGTCGACGTGA
- a CDS encoding wax ester/triacylglycerol synthase domain-containing protein — protein sequence MAEIDGKRRFMRSSDAFTWAMEADPRLRSTIVTLVVTEQSPDWDAVVHRFDLLTRTVPSFRWRVLESPPPAPPRWETDPDFDLNFHVRRLSAGPDGMAGVLQMCRVAAMESFDLARPLWQVDMIDGLPGGAAAMIVKLHHALTDGIGGVQLAMTLFELAPEGHRPELPDVPSLRQPTRWDDLRDGVRYNSKLARRLATGAVRTAPRAFGALVRNPVSAVREAAATGASVYRTVRPVTKTGSELMTERSLVRAVSTHTVSLPRLRSAAHAVDVALNDAFVAGVAGGLRRYHERHGVSVDELHLTMPISLRTDDDRPGGNRITLQRFDIPVGEADPALRMTEIHRRVAQVRAERSLPLTQLIAGALNLLPRFVLGEVLLHVDVLASDVPGVPVPVYLGGAAVTEQYAFGPTIGSAVNVTLLSYVDTCAFGVDVDTAAIPDPEVFHACLVEGFDEVLALGNPPA from the coding sequence ATGGCCGAGATTGACGGCAAGCGCAGGTTCATGCGCAGTTCGGATGCGTTCACTTGGGCGATGGAAGCCGACCCGCGGCTGCGGTCGACCATCGTCACCCTGGTGGTGACCGAGCAGTCGCCGGACTGGGATGCCGTCGTGCACCGCTTCGACCTGTTGACCCGGACGGTGCCGTCGTTCCGCTGGCGGGTGCTCGAATCCCCGCCGCCGGCGCCGCCGCGGTGGGAGACCGACCCCGACTTCGACCTGAACTTCCACGTCCGCCGGCTCTCGGCCGGGCCCGACGGCATGGCCGGGGTGCTCCAGATGTGCCGGGTGGCCGCCATGGAGTCCTTCGACCTGGCCCGGCCGCTGTGGCAGGTGGACATGATCGACGGGCTGCCCGGTGGCGCGGCGGCGATGATCGTCAAGCTGCACCACGCCCTGACCGACGGGATCGGCGGCGTGCAACTGGCGATGACGCTGTTCGAACTGGCCCCCGAGGGCCACCGGCCGGAGCTGCCGGATGTCCCGTCGTTGCGCCAGCCGACTCGCTGGGACGATCTGCGCGACGGCGTGCGCTACAACAGCAAGCTGGCGCGACGGCTGGCCACCGGCGCGGTGCGCACCGCGCCCCGCGCGTTCGGCGCGCTGGTGCGCAATCCGGTGAGTGCGGTGCGGGAGGCGGCGGCTACCGGAGCCTCGGTGTACCGCACCGTGCGCCCGGTGACGAAGACCGGGTCGGAGTTGATGACCGAGCGGTCACTGGTTCGCGCCGTGTCGACACACACGGTGTCGCTGCCGCGGCTGCGCTCGGCCGCGCACGCGGTGGACGTCGCGCTCAACGACGCCTTCGTCGCCGGGGTGGCCGGTGGGCTGCGTCGCTATCACGAGCGGCACGGGGTGAGTGTCGACGAGCTGCACCTGACCATGCCGATCAGTCTGCGCACCGACGACGACAGGCCGGGCGGTAACCGAATCACCCTGCAGCGTTTCGATATTCCGGTGGGTGAGGCCGATCCGGCGCTGCGGATGACCGAGATCCATCGGCGGGTGGCGCAGGTGCGCGCCGAACGCTCACTGCCGTTGACCCAGCTGATCGCCGGTGCGCTGAATCTGTTGCCGCGCTTCGTGCTCGGCGAGGTGCTGCTGCACGTGGACGTGCTGGCCAGCGATGTGCCCGGGGTGCCGGTCCCGGTCTATCTGGGCGGCGCCGCGGTCACCGAGCAGTACGCCTTCGGCCCGACGATCGGGTCGGCAGTCAACGTGACCCTGCTCAGCTACGTCGACACCTGCGCATTCGGCGTGGACGTCGACACCGCGGCGATCCCCGATCCGGAGGTGTTCCATGCCTGCTTGGTCGAGGGCTTCGACGAGGTGTTGGCGCTGGGGAACCCCCCGGCCTGA